The genomic stretch TCACGCATAGCTGCACCCACCCATTGAACACTGTTCGCACACTCTTATTACGAGAACAGTGGCTTGCTTTCTAATATGTATATGCTCCCTTGAAGATCACTTTGGGCAAAGCAAAAATTCTAACATAACTGAAGTTGTAAATTCTAAGTTGATGTGTGAACGTGCAGATCGACAGCAATGATATCTGCCACTTGGATGAGTTGCAGGAGATCAATAAAGAAATGGTGCGTTGAATACGATAAGTACGTAGCAAAATATAAAAAGTATTTTTTCACAAATAGCGAAATAGAATTTGAGTTCaggattttataataaattattaaatttttgTAAGAAGCTATTACAAATGATATCTTTAAGATATATAAAAGTTGATCTGAGTAATGATAATCTCGGAGTGAGTTATCTCTCTATTGGATAATTACTATATCTGGAATAAATTACTATTCTTAGATACATGATGCATCATCGTACAAAACGGTCCACATGTGGCTCAGGGGGCGCGGTCAAACCCTCACCACTAACGGCCGTCCATCGCCGTCAGCAACGACTGCGTCCGTCAAAAGACTGCCGTAAAAACAGCGTGAGTGGACCCCCCCCGCCTAGACGCCGTTAATATTACTTGGTCAATTGCAGTCAAAAGCCGAAGAATCTCTCTTTCTACCTCCTCCCTCCGCTCGGTTCTTTCCTCCTCTTTCCCCAATCTTCGAAACTGCCTGCCTCTCAGTCTTCTCATGGTGAAACCCTCGGAATCTTCTTGAAGATTCGATGACGGAGGAGGGCGACGGCTCGGCGACGCCGCAGGAGGATAAGCCAAGGGGCGGCGACGACGACGGCGGGACTCCGCCGTCACCGTCTTCTGAGAGGCCTCCGCCCGCCGATCTCGGGTCCGATGCTACCGCGGTGGTGAAGGGAGGCGGTTCCGGGGCTGTGCCGGCGGCCAAAGCTGATGGCAGGTCGTTCTCGCAGCTCCTGGCGGGGGCCATGGCATCGCCGGTGGGGAGCCCACGCCCGCCGCCGATCCTCACCGTCCCGGTGGTCGCCGTCCCCTGCTTGCTCGCCCCTGCCGCGTTGATCGAGTCGCCTGGGTTCACGGTTGGCGGCCCTAATCTCTCCCTCCTTCCAATTTAAGCCATCAAAACCCGAGGGTTGCTTTTTTTTCGTCTTTCCCCCCCTTTTTTTGATAAGTAGTGTTTCGAACTGAATTCTGTCGTTCGGATGGCTAGTCTTGCCTTTGGCTCAATTTCTTAGTGGTTACTTGTAGGCTTTTATGAGCTCGTCATCTCTTCTAATGGCGTTGGGGATTGTTTTGGGACGACTGATTAACTTTCTTAATGGAACTCTTTTCTTTCCTTGCATGTATCCTCCTTTCGTGTCAGAATTCCCTTTTAGGATTAAATATGGTATTTTGATTGTAGATTATAAATGACTAAGATACTTCTATCTTTAATTGGTTTCAATTGATCTAGTTTACTCAAGTCACAAGACATACTAAGGGGAATCTTTTGGTTTATGTATGCTCTGCACTGATATTTTTATGTAAGGGTTGAAACTTTCTAATTGATATATGAATGAGTAGGGGTTGGGCTCATATGAATATTGGGATGAGGGAATAGATCTGACCAGGCAGGTCATAGTTTAGATATTTTATGCTTAAAAAGCTATTAGTAGTTGCATTATTAGCTATGTAGTTTTAAACTTTATTGCTTCTTAATTATAAGTATTGTTTGTAGAGGTATTTCCTTGCTAAATAGGGTATACAACATTGTTTTCCTTGCATTCCCATAGATATTAATATGGTTCCCATGAAACTATAACAAAATGTCTATGCAAGCATCTGATTAATGAGAAATAACTTCAAGTCCAATTAATATGTTTGAAACTCTCCTTCCAGGCACACATAATTTCTCTCACCTCTGTGTGAGAGTTAGGAATTACACATGTCAGGTCTGAAGCTATCATTGACACCGAGTAGAAAGCTACATGTCTTTAAAGGGCAGAAATTACTCCTTGCCAAATGAGGAATATTAAACATTTAATAAATTGAAGATGAGTTTGTAAATGGTAAAAGACCTCCAGAGTCTTGACTAAAGAAGTGTGAGAGACTGACCTTGACTTACCTTAGTGAGATGAACTAGAAGTAAATGAGCATGTTTCCCCAAGACAATATTGGAGACAAATTGTTTGAACAATTTTTTGGTACTCCAGTTTAGCTCACATTAGACGTGGGAAGGTTATAGGATTACAGTTAGTCTACTGCATTAGCTTGAACTTAAGTATTCTGGGTTAGTGATTCAGTTATTAAGTTAATGAATTAATTATCCCATTTGAGGGTCATGACAGATGGTACCGGAGCATATCTAATATTGGACATGGTGAGgcattcaaataaaaaatatctatTTATGGATGGTGTTGGAGATACATCACTACATGAAGTCGTCATTAGTTGGGCCTCACATGTACCATAGTATAGGGTTTGATTTTGGGTTATGTTTGTCTTGACAATAACTTTAAGCAGGGGGAGATTAGAACATCTtagtttagtcccacattgaCTGTAGGAGGACGATCTAGTTGACTTATAGAGCCAGAGTAACACTCAACCATTATTAACTTCGGCTCCATTTTTGACTCATGGTTCAATCGTTTTGAATGAAGTCATGACAACTTATGAGATATGAGTAACTATGAAAATGCCTTAGTTTTAGGTTGTACTAAAGATTAATTGTTTGGACACCTGCTAGTATGGTTGATGAATTAAAGTTGTTTGGACATATCCCGAAAGAAAATTGAAAGAGCCCTAGTTGAGCAGGGTGTGTAATTTTGATTAGTGCTACTAAGAAAAAGCACGAGTAAGATAGGAAGACCTTACCAGATGACTCTTGGTTTGAGTTGCACTGTTGCTCTTGGGAGAGTTTGCTACTCGGAAAGGATTTAATTAGTTGACCCAAATATTTGTGATATACAACTTGTTTTTGTTGTTGCCATTGAACTTAGGTAACATTTACTGAACTTATAAACAAGgtctttaatttcgaatgataccccctgtaccgggcggtatgaaCCGGTCCGCTAGCAAACCGGTATGCGAACTGCTCGCTACCGggtggtaccgtcgattggggctgtttctcCCTGTTGCCACTCGAAATTGGTCGGTGATAGTCGATTTCGACCATCGCTTCCCACTACCAGGCGGTATTAGCCgagtgagaaggaagaagaggaagaagaaaagggagaatctGGAGATTCAacgccgctctccctcgacgaacCCGATCTGTCGTTGCCCTCCCTCGTCGAACGCCGtatatgagatgtcgcctcctcctcgtctgaggcgacgaggcctcggcgtCGTTGACAACTTCTCCTTATCCACGTGGGGAAAAGAAGCCTTGATGATGTCACCTCGAGGACATCGTCGAGGCTTCacagggagaagaaacgaggcgacatcgccaccttttctttatttactttattattaatatatataataataataattagtaggATACTCTGGTATGCCAAAGCATACCGCTCAGTATACTCATACTGTATCGTACCAAGCTGAGCTCGATACtccggtacggtatgaaattacgAACTTTACTTATAAAACAAAGAAACTAATTTAAGCATCTCTATCTTTTTTCACACACAAATAGCAGGATAAGAAATCGATAAGTGCTAGGTGCTAAAATGCTATAAGACATTATATTTTGTGACTACCATCAAACATATTTACAAATTGGCTTTGATAAGACGTATTCCAAAATTTGTGACTACTCTATATATTCCCCTAAAAATCCTAAATTCGGAGTAATTATGAATTAATTTAGGAATTACAGAATATTTCATcccaagtgaaatatttaatttctttttaaGTGGATTTGATGATAGGATGACTTTAAGAGGAGTTTTAAACTTATACCAACTCGTTTTAAGTTAGGAGATAGATAAGAGTTGattgattaaaaattaattacGAAACCCTCCCGATACAAGGATAAGCAAAACCCTCCCTATTCATTATAATGGAACAAGGCCTCGGTCTAAGCGAAGAGGCACGAGGCCATTGTGAGACAGGTAGGTTCTCAGTCTCTATATATTTGGTAtatgtaaattcgtattttcacagTTCAAAGTCTGCATAATCTGATTTATAATTTTTAGGAATTGTTCAATAATAGTTGAAATTATTTATTATGGTATTTAAATTTAGTGCATAAAAATTAGATTAATTGATTTGATTCTAATGGTTATTTAATTGTATATTTATCTCTCTGTCTTCTAAGTATTTCACAGATTTTTATCTGGATTTTTTATGTATTACAGGaatttttatatgatttaattaatttatttcatagaaataatttttaaatcctgtttgattatgtttttattttaaataaagagTTCTGCATGATTAGAATGTAACTGTGATTTTCAGATATTTGTAATAATTATGGGAATTTTTATATGTAATTATTGATTTTACAGCAATTTTAATACACGAAGATAGATTTAGAATCCTTTTAAATTATATTTCTGTTTGAATAAACTATTCTGTATGACCAATATTTTGTTTACTTATTTTGAAATTTTCAAGTAATTATAATTCTAATTTGGAATTattgatttgaataatattttaattcatgaagtatattttgaatatttttaattatacttCTGTTTCAAATAAACTATTCTACTTCCTTagaattttatttgtttatccagaaattttcaagtattttttatGTATTAATTTGGAATTATTGacttgaataatatttttaattcctGAAAAATAGTTTTTGAATATTATTGATTATATATCTATTCTGAATACTTTAGGATATATTTTCTCTGGCCTAAAATATGTTCACATGATTTTATCTGAATTATTTGTGATTTGTTGAATTTCTAAATTTGGAAATACTTGTTATTGATATTTAATTCATGGAAAACGGTTTTGTGATATTATAATTATGTTTATTAAACTCTGAATGTTTGGTATTCTTGTTTGATTATTATGGAATTTTTGAGCTATTATATGATTTGTTTTGAAATTTTAAAGTTTTGTGAAAGCTAAAGGAGATTAATCTGATTAGGTTAGCTCAGATCTGACTCAAGTCAGATCGTCAAGTAGATTGTGTCAGACCCAACCAAGCCAGCGGCGTGTAGTGCCTGACTCAATTGGGTGCAGACCCAACTCGTGCTTGCGGCTTCGCTTGGTGTGGTTAGCTTATATGCGGCGCGACTCAATAGGTTCGACACATGTTCAATGCGAGTTCTGCTCAGGCTCGGCTTGGTCCAACAAACCAAAGTTGAGTTGACAGCAAAGCCCAATTAAGTGTGGCCTGTCGCGGCCTATCGATTATGGTGATCCAGCACCTATGGCCCCGATGTGGTCCACTGCACAGCTAAACCAGTTGTCGAAACTTAGTATTTATTCACGTACATCCCACATGAGAGTGGGCCAGGTCAGAGCTTGACTCGGTGCCTGCATACAGGCTGAGCTTGATATCGAGCCTACAAGACCCTTTTCGTATATATTTGGGTCAGAGCTGGCTAACAACATCATTGGGTACTGTTTGAGCCAGCCCAAGTTTTTTCAGTTTGTGCATTCGGGCCTGGGTTGGCCTAGTGGCTCTATTTTGACGTGTTTTATGAGTTTGGACCCAATTGATCCCTAAATTGAATCTGAACTGAACCAGTTTGGTCGACTTTAATTGGTTCAAGGTGATTCCCGATTGATCTAGACTAGTTCAAACTTGTTTGACCCAAACTGGACCTAACCAAGTCCAAGTTAGACTAGTTCAGGGTAATTCCATACTAGTTTTATACGGATTGTAAGTTGGTTCAATTAGGTTATAGTTGAATTTAGTTTAGTTTGAATCAATTGGATCAATTCAACTAGGGTTCAGACCAATTGAGAGTTAATTAGGTTATGACTTCCTGATGTTAATAATGTTGATAGATTATTTATGAGTTTTAAGTTATTGAGGTTGCTTTACGAGTTTGATTATGATTTCTCGACAGACAAGTGATCTACTGAGATTGGTATGGATGTGAGATCTCCACTAATTATGCCTCACGTGAGAGGAGCTTCACGCCCATCATGTAGCGAGTAACACCCACTGAATCGAATCCTTCATATGATCCTTCTAGTATGATTTGCTGTCATTGATGGATGTATGTGGTAGACATGAGACATGAGATTGATATGATAAAAAGACTTAGATGATCTTTGTCAATTATAGAAGGGTTCGTATACTAGAGGACGATTTCCTTCGGGGATTAGTGGGCTGTTAGACGTGATAGCTAGATGATTCTTTTATTTATTGTTGGGAGGAACATGACCCCACTTTGGTGGGTGAGGGACATGACTTCATTTGCTGTTGGAAGTGGGATATGAATTCACTTCATGTGCTGTTGGGAGATAATCCGTCTTGAGGGATAAAACATTCATCAGCTATTGGGATAAAACTTCATGTGGTTTTGCTACCAAGATTGGTCTTGAGATTTATATCTTATGTTTTTGGTACTGATCATGACTAACTAATGTTTGCACATGaaatattgatgattttattccatGTTTCATGAGGATGTCTAGGAGGCTCCTGCTCAGCTTTTGTTAAATTCCGTTGCTTATTTTTTTCAGAGTAGTTTCATGATCTAATAACTGAATCTGGCACAGCGAGGAGCATCATCTACTGCTAGATAGAGCTGCAAGAAGACAATTACTTCTTGGTTTGTTTAATGTTGAATTTTGTgattttaaagaaatattttgaatttgttttgaataaaattatttaattagtGGATACTGCTCTGAGTTGTTGTGTGGAAAGTAGGTCACATTTTGTCCaagtgttgaaaaaaaaaaagaaatttaggcACGGATGTGACAGTCAATGACCAAGCTAGACATGGCTTTGTACCTTACTTTCTGTCTGTAGTTATTTGAAACTCTTTCAGGTCAATGGAGTATATCAGCTCTAATCTTGAATAGCCTTCTCACATAGATAAAATTTAAGGGTTTCTGTGTATCCAATTTGTTCTGCCATGCTCTGCCAATTTGTTTTCTTAtactaccttattgattttttttcctaATGGAGTATTCAACTCTTGAAGTTTCCAGTACAAATCCTGTATGTCTTATCTTTGAGGATTGCTCTCCCAATCTGATGCAGGGTCAGTTTGCAATGACCCATCAAGCAGTATTGGCTGCAGTCACAGCTCAGGCACAGATGCAGATGCAAGCTGCATATCCTCCTCCATCAGAAACAACGACGAATTCATTTCCACACTCTATGCTTCCAGCTGTTAGCCCTGTACCATTGCAACAAATGTCATCGGTGCCTGAGGTAAACTTTACAAGAAAAATAAACATGATAGATTCTTTAATCTTACCAGACATCTGAATCTGTTCATGTTATTCCATAGGCATGCTCGGGTGATATTTACCACTGGCGGAAGTATGGCCAGAAGCAAGTGAAGAACACAGAGAATTTCCGAAGTTATTACAGATGTGCAGATTCCAATTGTTTAGCTAAGAAAAAAGTTGAGTGTTACCCAGATGGCAAAATTTGTGATGTAATCTACAGAGGTAAACATAACCATGACCCACCTCAAAAGTATCGATACACAAGGGACAGAGGAGCTCAGTCTGGTGGATCCTCCAGGGAAAATGAAAGTATAGAACGTCTGAAAAACGAACTTAATGAGTCAGGCTCTTCATCCTGTAAGGCTGAGCAAAATTCTGGAAATGACACCCCTGAACAGCAGTTAGATCATTCAAGTGATTGCAAAGGGGTTGCTGGGGTTACAACCAAGAAAGATTTTGGGGATGAACCAGATCCAAAACGAAGGCAAGTGGTCAAGAGATTATTGTGGGGTTCTATTTCTTGTTGGTATCAGTTGTCTTGACTTTTTTGCTCTTTGTATAACAGGCTAAGTGAAAACACAAAAAGCTTCTCAATGCCAGTACCTAAACAGGTTAAGGAACATGTTGTACAGACTGAAATCGATGCAAAACATTTGAGTGATGGCTACAGATGGAGGAAGTATGGACAAAAATTAGTGAAGGGGAATCCTAATCCTAGGTATGTAATTTCTTTGCACATCAATCACAAAACTATGATTCTTTGCCACAAATCATAACATTCTGGATGGTGGTTTCATTGAGATAGATATTTCCGTTGTCAAAGCTCCAAGTTGGTTTGACATGGACAAGGTGTGCCATTGTAATGGCCCGCTTCTGACAGAGAGTCAAAGTTGTTTTACCTCTTGGACGAGGAAATTAAATTTAACTTTCACTTGTTTTGGAGTAATGTTTTCATCAATAATTATTCCATTACATTGTCATGGGGGGACAATTGTCTTGCATGCCTTTGTTTGAATTATCACATTATTGAATTTGGTGAGTGACATGAATGAAATTTGAAAAGTTGACCATTGAATTGTTAGCACGAGAAATTAACACTGGTGTTTTAATTATGGTGGAATATCCTACATGGGCTCTCTAATGGCCTTGATGCAGGGTGAACTAGATTTGAACCACTATCTCGACTGACTAGGTAGGTTATTGATGGATTATAATTCTCATGTCAGGTTGTTATTTAAAATATAAGGTGCCTTGTATCAAATAAGATGGGTTCAAACTCTACAACCTAATTGGGGGCATAAGTAAATATAGTTTGTACAGAGAGAACCCAGCTGTGTTAATCTGCATATAGGTGTATTCTAGACTCCACTGTTAGCGATGGAGAGAGCATTGAGGTAAATTGTGCATGGGGTACTTCAATActcaattattatatttttctgtCAAGACCAGGGGTCATGGCTAGCTGCCAGCTTGAAAAGTGTTATGCAATATGAATAGTTTGGCCTGACACTTGCTTACATCACCTGTATCCACGAGGCCCAATATATGGCTCCCagctatatatacatacata from Musa acuminata AAA Group cultivar baxijiao chromosome BXJ1-3, Cavendish_Baxijiao_AAA, whole genome shotgun sequence encodes the following:
- the LOC103973880 gene encoding probable WRKY transcription factor 4, whose translation is MTEEGDGSATPQEDKPRGGDDDGGTPPSPSSERPPPADLGSDATAVVKGGGSGAVPAAKADGRSFSQLLAGAMASPVGSPRPPPILTVPVVAVPCLLAPAALIESPGFTGQFAMTHQAVLAAVTAQAQMQMQAAYPPPSETTTNSFPHSMLPAVSPVPLQQMSSVPEACSGDIYHWRKYGQKQVKNTENFRSYYRCADSNCLAKKKVECYPDGKICDVIYRGKHNHDPPQKYRYTRDRGAQSGGSSRENESIERLKNELNESGSSSCKAEQNSGNDTPEQQLDHSSDCKGVAGVTTKKDFGDEPDPKRRLSENTKSFSMPVPKQVKEHVVQTEIDAKHLSDGYRWRKYGQKLVKGNPNPRSYYRCTHDGCPVRKHVERASHDAQSLLITYEGKHNHDQPTPKFASDQPASDSPVKETDSKTSLSDRNSSKDLNPNNLANNLTGDKASEFGGHKAPEGAQSLPSSKGGSESTDPDGMRNPLLSENPAAVPVENC